The following are from one region of the Jeongeupia sp. USM3 genome:
- the rimO gene encoding 30S ribosomal protein S12 methylthiotransferase RimO, protein MSAPRVGFVSLGCPKALTDSEQIITQLRAEGYDISPSYDDADLVVVNTCGFIDSAVQESLDAIGEALAENGKVIVTGCLGSKEDGNLIRETHPKVLAVTGAHARDEVMNHVHQHLPKPHDPFMDLVPPAGVKLTPKHYAYLKISEGCNHRCTFCIIPSMRGDLVSRPIHDVLKEAENLAKSGVKELLIISQDTSAYGVDVKYKTGFHNGRPVRTRMTELCEELGKLGIWARLHYVYPYPHVDEVIPLMAEGKIVPYLDIPFQHASQRVLKLMKRPANSANVLERIKKWREICPDLTIRSTFIVGFPGETDADFDELLAFLDEAQLDRVGCFTYSPVDGATANDLPDHVAADVAEDRKRRFMEKQAAISAARLQAKIGREFTVLVDEIDDEGAVARTYADAPEIDGLVFFEPAAGVRPGDFVKVRITDADEHDLWAEQIEG, encoded by the coding sequence ATGTCCGCACCAAGAGTTGGGTTCGTTTCGCTGGGCTGTCCGAAGGCTTTGACGGACTCCGAGCAGATCATCACGCAGCTGCGTGCCGAGGGCTACGATATTTCGCCGTCGTATGACGATGCCGATCTGGTTGTCGTCAATACCTGTGGCTTCATTGATTCCGCCGTGCAGGAGTCGCTCGATGCGATCGGCGAGGCGCTGGCCGAGAACGGCAAGGTGATCGTCACCGGCTGTCTGGGCAGCAAGGAAGACGGCAACCTGATCCGCGAGACGCACCCGAAGGTGCTGGCGGTGACCGGCGCGCATGCACGCGACGAGGTGATGAACCACGTCCACCAGCACCTGCCCAAGCCGCACGACCCGTTCATGGATCTGGTGCCGCCGGCGGGGGTCAAGCTCACGCCGAAGCACTACGCCTACCTGAAGATTTCCGAAGGTTGCAACCACCGCTGCACCTTCTGCATCATTCCGAGCATGCGCGGCGACCTCGTGAGCCGGCCGATCCACGACGTGCTGAAGGAGGCCGAGAATCTGGCCAAGTCGGGCGTCAAGGAGCTGTTGATCATCTCGCAGGACACCAGCGCCTACGGTGTCGACGTCAAGTACAAGACCGGTTTCCACAACGGCCGGCCGGTGCGGACGCGGATGACCGAGCTGTGCGAGGAACTCGGCAAGCTCGGCATCTGGGCGCGACTGCATTACGTCTACCCGTATCCGCACGTCGACGAGGTCATTCCGCTGATGGCCGAGGGCAAGATCGTGCCTTACCTCGATATCCCGTTCCAGCACGCCAGCCAGCGCGTGCTCAAGCTGATGAAGCGTCCGGCCAACAGCGCCAACGTGCTCGAGCGCATCAAGAAGTGGCGCGAGATCTGTCCGGACCTGACGATCCGTTCGACCTTCATCGTCGGCTTTCCGGGCGAGACCGACGCCGATTTCGACGAGCTGCTGGCCTTCCTCGACGAAGCCCAGCTCGACCGCGTCGGCTGTTTCACCTATTCGCCGGTCGACGGCGCGACGGCGAACGATCTGCCGGACCACGTAGCGGCGGATGTCGCCGAAGACCGCAAACGCCGCTTCATGGAAAAGCAGGCGGCGATTTCCGCGGCGCGACTGCAGGCCAAGATCGGCCGCGAGTTCACCGTGCTCGTCGACGAGATCGACGACGAAGGCGCCGTGGCGCGCACCTATGCCGATGCACCGGAGATCGACGGGCTGGTGTTCTTCGAGCCGGCCGCCGGCGTGCGGCCGGGCGACTTCGTCAAAGTGCGGATCACCGACGCCGACGAGCACGACCTGTGGGCCGAGCAGATCGAAGGCTGA
- the phaR gene encoding polyhydroxyalkanoate synthesis repressor PhaR, whose translation MSAEEKRVIKKYPNRRLYDTATSSYITLADVKQLVLDCIDIQVVDAKSGEDITRSVLLQIIMDEEAGGMPLFSYDVLTQIIRFYGNAMQGLMGNYLEKNLQLFAEMQHRLQDQASSAMSGDNPMLGNANLWGDFMKFQGPALQSMMGNYLESSTNLFVDMQQQLQDRAKNLFTGFGMPGYGKTEAEPDEPQPSAPPQAEPAKTTTRKRTTKS comes from the coding sequence ATGAGTGCCGAAGAAAAGCGCGTCATCAAGAAATACCCGAACCGTCGCCTGTATGACACGGCGACGAGCAGCTACATCACGCTGGCCGACGTCAAGCAACTGGTGCTCGACTGTATCGACATCCAGGTGGTCGACGCCAAGAGCGGCGAGGATATTACCCGCAGCGTGCTGCTGCAGATCATCATGGACGAGGAAGCGGGAGGCATGCCGCTGTTCAGCTATGACGTGCTGACGCAGATCATCCGCTTCTACGGCAATGCGATGCAGGGGCTGATGGGCAACTATCTCGAAAAGAACCTGCAACTGTTCGCCGAGATGCAGCATCGCCTGCAGGACCAGGCGTCGTCGGCGATGAGCGGCGACAACCCGATGCTTGGCAATGCCAATCTCTGGGGCGATTTCATGAAGTTCCAGGGGCCGGCGCTGCAAAGCATGATGGGCAATTACCTGGAGAGCAGCACCAATCTGTTCGTCGACATGCAGCAGCAGTTGCAGGATCGGGCCAAGAACCTGTTCACCGGTTTCGGCATGCCCGGTTATGGCAAGACCGAGGCGGAGCCCGACGAGCCCCAGCCTTCGGCGCCGCCGCAGGCCGAGCCGGCGAAGACGACGACGCGAAAACGCACTACCAAGAGCTAA
- a CDS encoding phasin family protein produces MSQAQQQFVDFATENVETALRFARIYLDSAERLSKLNLETAKTGLEEGAKQVKSLAAVKDAQEALALRQKQLEAGVDHLGQYSRQVYEITSQAQAELTKIAEEQSTAFNKQVVSGLDRFVKSAPAGADVAVAAVKSTVQATAAAVDSLTKAAKQVADFADASVKAATTATADAVKTAAKKSAAAGGAAA; encoded by the coding sequence ATGAGTCAAGCTCAACAACAGTTCGTCGATTTTGCCACCGAAAACGTCGAAACCGCACTGCGTTTTGCCCGTATTTATCTGGACTCGGCCGAGCGCCTGTCCAAGCTGAACCTTGAAACCGCCAAGACTGGCCTCGAGGAAGGCGCCAAGCAGGTCAAGTCGCTGGCCGCCGTCAAGGACGCACAGGAAGCCCTCGCCCTGCGCCAGAAGCAGCTCGAAGCCGGCGTTGACCACCTTGGCCAGTATTCGCGCCAGGTGTACGAAATCACGTCGCAAGCCCAGGCCGAACTGACCAAGATCGCCGAAGAACAATCGACCGCCTTCAACAAGCAGGTCGTTTCGGGCCTTGACCGCTTCGTCAAGTCGGCCCCGGCCGGCGCCGACGTCGCCGTCGCCGCCGTGAAGTCGACCGTGCAGGCCACCGCTGCTGCCGTCGACAGCCTGACCAAGGCAGCCAAGCAGGTCGCCGACTTCGCCGACGCATCGGTCAAGGCCGCAACCACCGCGACCGCCGATGCAGTCAAGACCGCAGCGAAGAAGTCCGCTGCAGCCGGTGGCGCCGCAGCCTAA
- the pnp gene encoding polyribonucleotide nucleotidyltransferase, with amino-acid sequence MFNKITKSFQYGKHTVTLETGEVARQASGAVVVSMDDTVVLVTVVAAKGVKPGQDFFPLTVDYQERTYAAGKIPGGFFKREGRPSEKEILTSRLIDRPIRPLFPEGFFNEIQIIATVLSLDPQIDSDIPAMIGASAALAISGLPFQGPIGAARVGYADGQYLLNPSKDELKTSQLDLVVAGTEQAVLMVESEARELSEEVMLGAVVFGHDELQKAISAINALADEVNPELFDWNEPVRNEALEAQVAEIAGEDLKLAFRVAQKQARSSKIGEAWDKVKAALITEATDTLVANQIRGIFHDMEAKIVRNQILDGYPRIDGRDTRTVRPITVRNGVLPRTHGSSLFTRGETQGLVVATLGTKLDEQKIDALAGEYTDRFMLHYNFPPYSTGETGRVGTPKRREIGHGRLAKRALIAVLPSPEDFAYTMRVVSEITESNGSSSMASVCGGCLALMDAGVPLKSHVAGIAMGLIKEGNRFAVLSDILGDEDHLGDMDFKVAGTENGVTALQMDIKINGITKEIMKVALDQAQAGRIHILGIMKAEVAGANTEVSQHAPRLYTMKINPEKIRDVIGKGGSVIRALTEETGTQIDIAEDGTITIASVSSAGADEAKRRIGEITAEVEIGKIYEGPVVKILDNNVGAIVSIMPGRDGLVHISQIANERIKNVSDYLKEGQVVRVKALEQDEKGRVRLSIKAVLNDEAAVAAPAAAPVEGEQ; translated from the coding sequence GTGTTCAACAAAATTACCAAGTCGTTCCAGTACGGCAAGCATACCGTGACGCTGGAAACGGGCGAAGTCGCCCGTCAGGCCTCCGGCGCCGTCGTCGTGTCGATGGACGACACCGTCGTCCTCGTGACCGTGGTCGCCGCCAAGGGCGTGAAGCCTGGCCAGGATTTCTTCCCGCTCACGGTTGACTACCAGGAGCGGACCTACGCCGCCGGCAAGATTCCGGGTGGCTTCTTCAAGCGCGAAGGTCGTCCTTCCGAAAAGGAAATCCTCACCAGCCGCCTGATCGACCGTCCGATCCGCCCGCTGTTCCCGGAAGGCTTCTTCAACGAAATCCAGATCATCGCGACCGTGCTGTCGCTGGATCCGCAGATCGACTCGGACATTCCGGCGATGATCGGTGCGTCGGCCGCGCTGGCGATCTCCGGCCTGCCGTTCCAGGGCCCGATCGGCGCCGCGCGCGTCGGTTATGCCGATGGCCAGTACCTGCTCAACCCGAGCAAGGACGAGCTGAAGACCTCGCAGCTGGACCTCGTCGTTGCCGGTACCGAACAGGCCGTGCTGATGGTCGAATCCGAAGCCCGCGAGCTGTCGGAAGAAGTGATGCTCGGCGCCGTGGTCTTCGGTCACGACGAACTGCAGAAAGCGATCAGCGCAATCAACGCGCTGGCCGACGAAGTCAATCCGGAGCTGTTCGACTGGAACGAGCCGGTCAGGAACGAAGCGCTTGAAGCGCAGGTTGCCGAAATTGCCGGCGAAGACCTGAAGCTGGCGTTCCGCGTTGCACAAAAGCAGGCGCGCAGCTCCAAGATCGGCGAAGCGTGGGACAAGGTCAAGGCGGCCCTGATCACCGAGGCGACCGACACGCTGGTTGCCAACCAGATTCGCGGCATCTTCCACGACATGGAAGCCAAGATCGTCCGTAACCAGATTCTTGACGGTTACCCGCGGATCGACGGTCGCGACACCCGCACCGTGCGCCCGATTACCGTGCGCAACGGCGTGCTGCCGCGCACCCATGGCTCGTCGCTGTTCACCCGTGGCGAAACCCAGGGTCTGGTCGTCGCCACGCTGGGGACCAAGCTCGACGAGCAGAAGATTGACGCGCTGGCCGGCGAGTACACCGACCGCTTCATGCTGCACTACAACTTCCCGCCGTACTCGACCGGTGAGACCGGCCGTGTCGGTACGCCGAAGCGCCGCGAAATCGGCCATGGCCGTCTGGCCAAGCGCGCGCTGATCGCCGTGCTGCCGTCGCCGGAAGATTTTGCCTACACGATGCGTGTGGTGTCGGAAATCACCGAATCGAACGGTTCGAGCTCGATGGCATCGGTCTGCGGTGGCTGCCTGGCGCTGATGGATGCCGGCGTGCCGCTGAAGAGCCACGTTGCCGGTATCGCGATGGGTCTGATCAAGGAAGGCAACCGCTTTGCCGTCCTCTCCGACATCCTCGGCGACGAAGACCACCTTGGCGATATGGATTTCAAGGTTGCCGGTACCGAAAACGGCGTGACCGCGCTGCAGATGGATATCAAGATCAACGGCATCACCAAGGAAATCATGAAGGTGGCGCTGGATCAGGCCCAGGCTGGCCGTATCCACATCCTCGGCATCATGAAGGCAGAAGTGGCCGGCGCGAACACCGAGGTGTCGCAACACGCTCCGCGCCTCTACACCATGAAGATCAATCCGGAAAAAATCCGCGACGTGATCGGCAAGGGTGGTTCGGTGATCCGTGCGCTGACCGAGGAAACCGGTACGCAGATCGATATCGCCGAAGACGGCACGATCACGATCGCCTCGGTGTCGTCGGCCGGTGCCGATGAAGCCAAGCGCCGGATCGGCGAGATCACCGCCGAAGTCGAGATCGGCAAGATCTATGAAGGTCCGGTCGTGAAGATCCTCGACAACAACGTCGGTGCGATCGTCTCGATCATGCCGGGCCGCGACGGCCTGGTGCACATCAGCCAGATCGCCAACGAGCGCATCAAGAACGTGTCCGACTACCTCAAGGAAGGTCAGGTCGTTCGCGTGAAGGCGCTGGAGCAGGACGAGAAGGGTCGTGTTCGCCTGTCGATCAAGGCCGTGCTGAACGACGAAGCGGCTGTCGCTGCTCCGGCGGCTGCGCCGGTCGAAGGCGAGCAGTAA
- the rpsO gene encoding 30S ribosomal protein S15, translating into MAVTVGQKADIVKQYQRAEGDTGSPEVQVALLTARINDLTPHFKENKKDHHSRRGLLKMVSRRRRLLDYLKRTNADGYRELIAQLGLRK; encoded by the coding sequence ATGGCAGTTACCGTAGGCCAAAAGGCTGACATCGTTAAGCAATACCAACGCGCCGAAGGCGATACCGGTTCCCCGGAAGTGCAAGTCGCGCTGCTGACCGCACGCATCAACGACCTGACCCCGCACTTCAAAGAAAACAAGAAGGACCACCACTCGCGTCGCGGCCTGCTGAAGATGGTTTCGCGCCGTCGTCGCCTGCTGGACTACCTCAAGCGTACCAACGCCGACGGTTACCGCGAGCTGATCGCTCAACTGGGTCTGCGCAAGTAA
- the truB gene encoding tRNA pseudouridine(55) synthase TruB produces the protein MAKRKIDGVLLLDKPFGITSNAALLKCRWLLSAEKGGHTGVLDPFATGLLPLCFGEATKFAQRMLDADKGYRATIRLGQVSTTLDGEGEISDSGEAPTDPALIGRVLAAFVGEIDQVPPMHSALKHQGKALYEYARQGVEIERQARRITIYSIDVVSFAGAELVIDVSCSKGTYIRTLADDIGRMLGCGAYLTGLRRTKTAGFSLEQSVSLDVYIAMSLDEREACLLPADTLVQDMPLLTLDDEEVARCRNGMSIQRSSGWSAEGLFRLYAAAESGDNARFIGLGEVACDGVLRPKRLLATGQ, from the coding sequence ATGGCGAAGCGCAAGATCGACGGCGTGCTGCTGCTCGACAAACCGTTCGGGATCACCAGCAACGCAGCGCTGCTGAAGTGCCGCTGGTTGCTGTCGGCCGAGAAGGGCGGGCACACCGGCGTGCTCGATCCGTTCGCAACCGGGCTTTTGCCCTTGTGTTTCGGCGAAGCGACCAAATTCGCGCAGCGGATGCTCGATGCCGACAAGGGCTACCGGGCGACGATCCGGCTCGGCCAGGTGTCGACGACGCTCGACGGCGAAGGCGAGATCAGCGACAGCGGCGAGGCGCCGACCGATCCGGCGCTGATCGGGCGTGTGCTGGCGGCTTTCGTCGGCGAGATCGACCAGGTGCCGCCGATGCACTCGGCGCTCAAGCATCAGGGCAAGGCGCTGTACGAGTACGCGCGCCAGGGGGTCGAGATCGAGCGCCAGGCGCGCCGGATCACGATCTATTCGATCGACGTGGTGTCGTTTGCTGGTGCCGAGCTGGTCATCGACGTTTCGTGCTCGAAGGGAACATACATCCGCACGCTGGCCGACGACATCGGACGGATGCTGGGTTGCGGCGCCTACCTGACGGGCCTGCGCCGGACCAAAACCGCCGGGTTTTCGCTCGAACAGTCCGTGTCGCTCGATGTCTATATCGCGATGTCGCTCGACGAACGCGAGGCCTGTCTGCTGCCGGCCGATACGCTGGTGCAGGACATGCCGCTGCTGACGCTTGACGACGAGGAAGTCGCCCGCTGCCGCAACGGCATGAGCATCCAGCGCTCGTCGGGCTGGTCGGCCGAGGGGTTGTTCCGGCTTTACGCTGCGGCCGAAAGCGGCGATAATGCGCGATTCATCGGTTTGGGCGAAGTGGCATGCGATGGTGTGCTGCGGCCCAAACGTCTGCTGGCCACTGGCCAGTGA
- the rbfA gene encoding 30S ribosome-binding factor RbfA: protein MARNFTRSDRIAQQLQRDVAELIRAELDHPKASLITITDVEVSRDNSHAKIFYTFLGTSEDAQAIAAKLEQAKGFLRSELARGFKLFKMPELHFHYDHSIERGFKLDTLISQAASLPKAPDDEGEA, encoded by the coding sequence ATGGCCAGAAATTTCACCCGCTCCGACCGGATCGCGCAGCAGTTGCAGCGTGACGTCGCCGAGCTGATCCGTGCCGAGCTCGACCATCCGAAGGCGTCGCTGATCACGATCACCGACGTCGAGGTCTCCCGCGACAACTCGCACGCCAAGATTTTCTACACCTTCCTCGGCACGTCCGAAGATGCACAAGCCATTGCCGCCAAGCTCGAGCAAGCCAAGGGTTTCCTGCGCAGCGAGCTGGCGCGCGGCTTCAAGTTGTTCAAGATGCCCGAGCTGCACTTTCATTACGATCATTCGATCGAGCGCGGCTTCAAGCTCGATACGCTGATTTCGCAGGCAGCCAGCCTGCCGAAGGCGCCGGACGACGAGGGCGAAGCCTGA
- the infB gene encoding translation initiation factor IF-2 produces the protein MSELKVSEFAAELRMPSQELLEQLSAAGVSKSGESDAVTAEDKARLLDHLKKKHGGVDKPKIVVTRKQTSEIRKTDSTGKAKTIQVEVRKKRVVEAPVAPVVAPRVDAVANPAAPVIGDAERAAREAEAQRQSALRERQAAEMRAKHGGEAPKEEVREAPAAEAPVAVAAPAPVVEVAAVAAPAPAAPAPVAAPAPVAPAARPAAAPAPAAAAPRGDRPRVGMRVELRKPKDTPLRAPEPVKPEPAKVVPAVAKPASPAAKKDEKRKWDDGKAKKGIKTRGGDAGGGWKSGKKGGRRNQQQDSDNAHAFQAPTEPVVHTVDVPETISVADLAHKMAVKGVEVVKALMKMGMMVTINQVLDQETAMIVVEEMGHIPRAAKLDDPDTYLEESDKSEHEQLPRAPVVTVMGHVDHGKTSLLDYIRRAKVAAGEAGGITQHIGAYHVETGKGIVTFLDTPGHEAFTAMRARGASATDIVVLVVAADDGVMPQTIEAVHHAKAAGVPIVVAVNKIDKQGANPERIRQELVAQEVVPEDWGGDTQFVEVSAKQGTNIDALLDAILLQAEVLELKAPVDAPAKGIIIEARLDKGRGAVASMLVQSGTLKKGDVVLAGGVYGRVRAMLDETGKQITEAGPSIPVEILGLSEVPAAGEDAMVLADEKKAREIALFRQGKFRDVKFARQQASKLENMFAQMAEGEVQNLPIIIKTDVQGSAEALAGSLLKLSTDEVRVQILHSGVGGISESDINLALASKAVVVGFNVRADAAARKLAESEGVDLRYYNIIYDVVDDVKAALSGMLAPEKKEQIIGLVEIRQVFVISKVGSIAGCYVLDGIVKRGAGVRLLRNNVVVHQGELDTLKRFKDDVKEVRAGYECGLQLKNYNDIQEGDQLEIFEIIEIARTL, from the coding sequence ATGAGTGAATTGAAAGTCAGTGAGTTCGCGGCAGAATTGAGAATGCCGTCGCAAGAGTTGCTCGAGCAGCTCAGCGCGGCCGGTGTCAGCAAATCCGGCGAGTCCGACGCGGTGACCGCCGAGGACAAGGCGCGTCTTCTCGATCATCTGAAAAAGAAGCACGGTGGCGTCGACAAGCCCAAGATCGTCGTGACCCGCAAGCAAACGTCCGAGATCCGCAAAACCGATTCGACCGGCAAGGCCAAGACCATCCAGGTCGAGGTGCGCAAGAAGCGCGTGGTTGAAGCGCCGGTTGCGCCGGTTGTGGCGCCGCGTGTTGATGCGGTCGCCAATCCCGCTGCGCCTGTGATCGGTGATGCCGAGCGTGCGGCCCGCGAAGCCGAGGCACAGCGCCAGTCCGCGCTGCGTGAGCGCCAGGCGGCAGAGATGCGCGCCAAGCACGGAGGTGAAGCGCCGAAGGAAGAGGTGCGCGAAGCGCCGGCAGCAGAAGCGCCGGTGGCTGTTGCCGCCCCGGCGCCGGTCGTTGAAGTGGCGGCCGTCGCTGCGCCTGCACCCGCTGCACCCGCTCCGGTTGCCGCACCGGCTCCGGTTGCGCCTGCCGCACGCCCGGCCGCCGCGCCGGCGCCGGCCGCTGCTGCGCCGCGTGGCGATCGTCCGCGCGTCGGCATGCGCGTCGAGCTGCGCAAGCCCAAGGACACCCCGCTGCGCGCGCCGGAACCGGTCAAGCCGGAGCCGGCCAAGGTTGTGCCGGCCGTCGCCAAGCCCGCGTCGCCGGCCGCCAAGAAGGACGAGAAGCGCAAGTGGGACGACGGCAAGGCCAAGAAGGGGATCAAGACCCGTGGCGGCGACGCCGGTGGCGGCTGGAAGTCCGGCAAGAAGGGTGGCCGTCGCAACCAGCAGCAGGACAGCGACAACGCGCATGCCTTCCAGGCGCCGACCGAGCCGGTCGTGCACACCGTTGACGTTCCTGAAACCATCAGCGTCGCCGATCTGGCGCACAAGATGGCCGTCAAGGGGGTCGAGGTCGTCAAGGCGCTGATGAAGATGGGCATGATGGTGACCATCAACCAGGTGCTCGACCAGGAAACGGCGATGATCGTCGTCGAGGAAATGGGCCACATTCCGCGTGCGGCCAAGCTCGATGATCCGGATACCTATCTGGAAGAGTCCGACAAGAGCGAGCACGAGCAACTGCCGCGTGCGCCGGTCGTGACCGTCATGGGTCACGTCGACCACGGCAAGACGTCCTTGCTCGACTACATCCGTCGCGCCAAGGTGGCGGCTGGCGAAGCCGGCGGCATTACCCAGCACATCGGGGCGTACCACGTCGAAACCGGCAAGGGCATCGTTACCTTCCTCGATACCCCGGGTCACGAGGCGTTCACCGCCATGCGTGCCCGCGGTGCTTCGGCGACCGACATCGTCGTGCTGGTGGTGGCGGCGGATGACGGTGTGATGCCGCAAACGATCGAGGCGGTTCACCACGCCAAGGCGGCCGGCGTGCCGATCGTGGTTGCGGTCAACAAGATCGACAAGCAGGGTGCCAACCCGGAGCGTATCCGTCAGGAGCTGGTGGCGCAGGAAGTCGTGCCGGAAGACTGGGGTGGCGATACCCAGTTCGTCGAAGTGTCGGCCAAACAGGGCACGAACATCGACGCACTGCTCGACGCCATCCTGCTGCAGGCCGAAGTGCTGGAGCTGAAGGCACCGGTCGATGCGCCGGCAAAGGGCATCATCATCGAAGCGCGCCTCGACAAGGGGCGTGGTGCGGTGGCGTCGATGCTGGTCCAGTCCGGCACCCTGAAGAAGGGTGACGTTGTGCTGGCCGGTGGCGTCTATGGCCGCGTTCGCGCGATGCTGGACGAGACCGGCAAGCAGATCACCGAGGCGGGCCCGTCGATTCCGGTCGAGATTCTCGGCCTGTCCGAAGTGCCGGCGGCCGGTGAAGATGCGATGGTGCTCGCCGACGAGAAGAAGGCACGCGAAATCGCGCTGTTCCGTCAGGGCAAGTTCCGTGACGTCAAGTTTGCCCGTCAGCAGGCTTCGAAGCTCGAGAACATGTTCGCGCAGATGGCCGAAGGCGAAGTGCAGAACCTGCCGATCATCATCAAGACCGACGTGCAGGGTTCGGCCGAAGCGCTGGCCGGTTCGCTGCTGAAGCTGTCGACCGATGAAGTCCGCGTGCAGATCCTGCACTCGGGCGTTGGCGGCATCTCGGAATCGGACATCAACCTCGCGCTGGCTTCGAAGGCCGTGGTGGTGGGCTTCAACGTCCGTGCCGATGCGGCTGCCCGCAAGCTGGCCGAGTCGGAAGGCGTCGACCTGCGTTACTACAACATCATTTACGACGTGGTCGATGATGTGAAGGCAGCGCTGTCGGGCATGCTGGCACCGGAGAAGAAAGAGCAGATCATCGGTCTGGTCGAGATCCGTCAGGTGTTCGTCATCTCCAAGGTTGGCTCGATCGCCGGTTGCTACGTGCTCGACGGTATCGTCAAGCGTGGCGCGGGCGTCCGTCTGCTGCGCAACAACGTGGTCGTGCACCAGGGCGAACTCGATACCCTCAAGCGCTTCAAGGACGATGTCAAGGAAGTGCGCGCCGGTTACGAGTGCGGTCTGCAGCTCAAGAACTACAACGACATCCAGGAAGGCGATCAGCTCGAAATCTTCGAAATCATCGAGATTGCGCGCACGCTGTAA